DNA from Musa acuminata AAA Group cultivar baxijiao chromosome BXJ1-5, Cavendish_Baxijiao_AAA, whole genome shotgun sequence:
tatatttgtatatatgcacACCTCTCCAGCTGTATACTGGAACTGTAATAAAATAATTGAAGGAAGAGTGTGTATGTGAAGCTAACTTCATTGTTTTCATCATATCAACACCTACAAAGTTATTGATTACAACTAGGTCCATATTTATTAGGACAACCGTGTTTTATCATATCAAAGCTTATTAGGTTTGCAAGTACATCAGATCCATTTTTGCCTTATTAAACTTTGTCTATCAGGTTTGGCAGTGCAAAAGTAAGGTGCTTTTTTAAGTATTAAAGTTGTTATGTTTTATGTGCTTTAATACCTCCCATGTCATTAACATTATGAAATTTGTCACTAGTCGTAATACATCCCATGTCATTATACTTGGTATATCTCTGTTGTTGTAATGAAATTTTATCTGGTTCACAAAACAAATTCAATCTATGTTGGCTTCTGTAGTCCTTGGCCATATGGATGCTTTATAAAACTTTGATTTTTTAAACTAAGTTGGCACTAGTTTTCTGACGTTTCATGTGTCTGGTTACTCATTTTACTTTGTGTTTTAGTTTCTTGTCATGTGAAAAATTCATGATTTTGTTGTTTTACTTTTTTGTATAATTTGATTTTTACTCGTCATAATTATCTGACAACTTCTTTGtcggaatatatatatttttgggtGTGATTGTCGTTTTAGTTGGACTTTCTTTCACTTCTTTGCTTATGTAATGTTGTGCTGTTCAAGTTTCTCAGGTCCTCTTCAGGAGCAGAGAAGGTCTAATCAAACGATAGAAAAGAAACCCTTTGGACAAGGTGTTTCCCATGTACAAAGGGATAATGGGGGTGAATGTGATGACCGGTCAGAAAAGAACTTGATCATTGTGAGTTTTATGGTCTTCTCTTAGTTATCGATCCTCTTTTCCTACTGTTTATGTAAGTCCCCAAATGCTTGCAATTGCAGGAACCACCTTCTTTTGCTTCCTCAAGAAAaccgaaaataaaaaagaaagaaagtgatTCTGTTCCATCATCTGCGGGGCCAGATCTTCTTGACCATCAAGGTTACCTAATCTTTCTCGTGTCTTTACTCTACGCTCTTGTTTCGagtattaatatttttttctttaatttgcaGGAATAGTTGGAAGCTTTTGTGAGATGGCTGAAGATTTTTGTGGGAGGGCAGAGATACCTGATGATGCGGAAGGTGCAGAGGTGTCATCTATTCCGCTGACTGACATTAAAACACTTCTAAATCAGATAATGTCTATACGTTCAAAGAAAGTCTTGCAGTTAATTCCACTCAACACTCTTGTGAGACTCATAAATATTTTAGATCGTCAAATACAATGTGCACAAGGCCTGTCGATTGATGGAAATGACAatgtaagttttttttttggCTATAGAATATAGATGCTGTTATTTTCTATCATTGAAATGTTTCCTTTTAGAAAAGGTAAAATTTGACTTTGGTTTTCCTTTCATTTGTTGGCAGCTGATGTCAATCTGTGCTTACAAGTTCTGTCTTGCTTAATGGTGATTTGCTTCAGATGCATTGAATAAAaatggtctttttttttttgcttagggTGCATTGAACAAAAATGGTGAttattcttttatatattttccttttgtGTTGACAATTTAAATAACTTAACTTTTAATTCTTATATATAGGTGTGTATATGTTTATTGGCATTTAGGCAAGATAGGAGGATATAGTTGAAGTGGATGGTTAAAAAATGTCCATGTACCTAAACAAGACTTTCATGCCTTGATTGTACTAGCAAGTTAGGTCAAGGTGCAAATTGTACATGATTTCTGTAGCCTGTAGGTTCATTTGCACTTTTATGCCTCAAATTGTGTGGCCTTGAGAAGAATCATAAGAGAAGGTTTAGCATATGATGATGTTGAGATGGATGATATTTATTATAATGAAGGATGAAATAAAGaacctttacaattgatccatggGAGAGGTAGCACCAAATAGGGAAAATGATAGGGCTGAGAAGTTGAAGGCAGATCAAAGTTCAAACTCATAAAAAAATGATGTTTATGTGCATAGCAAGAAAATGTATGATGTTTTGAAGTTAGGTGTTCAGAAATGGAGAAGAAGACCAAAGAGACATTTTATCAGCTGCTTTGTGTTGGCCCTTGTACTGTTTGAGGTCTTTGGCTTTTCTGGAGCATAAAGATCGGTAACATTTGTTTGACTGCATACTAACAAATTTGGATATCTTTGACTGCATCGTAACAAATTTGGATATCTCTTGAGGAGCTGAGTTGGGTTTGCTTGTTGTGGTTGATTCTTAAGTAGGACAAAGTTATGTTATGAGGACTGGTCATTTGCAGCATTTTCTTCTTCCAAGGTGAACAGTAAAGGAATTGCTTTGATGAACTTGTGTTGAAAAATAATTAGTCTGAAAACTAGTTGACTGACTAAAGTAATGAAGCAAAGGTCCATACAGTTTGTCCTTGTGGTGAATCATGAAAAATTGCAATTTATTAAATTGGAATTGTAGGGGGATAAACAACCATCACATATCATCGTCCCACTATGTCGAGGATGATTGTGTCAATAACATTATGCATTTATATTAAGGTAAAATAACGATTGCAATGATTCATAAGGGTTATACATGCCTGAATAATTTTTAGTGCACACGTtagcatttgttatttgttgaacAAATATGCATTAATTGCCTTAAAAAGTTAAAAATATGATGTGCGAGGTGGAAGTAAAATTTCCTTCTTATTAGCAACATGAGAAATTTAGTTTtgattttataatataaatattcCTGAATATTGAGTGGCCAATCTTATATGGGTTTATCTCAAAATTCAAGTCGGGTAGAAGGCCTCTTCAGTAAAATTTGTTTGATAGAATCACGGTTATGTTTCGTGTAGTCATTGAGTTATTTggaattgttagatttgaattggTTATAATATTAATTGGCTTGGCGATCAACTGAATCTTGTGGTGTTAATAGTTGAGTTGAATGCATGAATTGGGATTGGTATAGCTCGATCAGATTGGATCTTgagtttttgtttattatttcttCTGAATGATCAGAAATTAGCCGTAATCTTATGAAAATTGGTGAAGAATGATGAAATCAGTTGGAAATAAGTCATGACTGCTGGATCAACCTAAATTGGCTGGAATCAACAGGATTGGGAGATAAACCATTCAGTAACTGATCAGACCATTTAGATTTCGTGGAAATTAGCCGGGACAGGTTTGACCGTTTACGTTCAGGATAGGGACCAGCTGAGCCAGCTTTAAAACTTAGAGGTTTCAGGCTCAGATTTGGCCAATCCTGATGTGGATTGGTTGATCCCATGAACCATTTTTCAAGTCAACATGAAGTAGCTGGGTGAAGCTTGAGATTGGGATTTTCCATGCTCATATTCGTTAAGCAATTTGATGGAATGACTTTGAATAAACGTGAGTCGTTCACATCATTGTGCAAATgggtgtatatatacacatacaaaaTGATCTCAATTTTTTAAACATTTAGATGGTTCTCATAATTCTCAGTATTGGAAGGtggtttcttattattattttttctactgGATGGAATCCATGGAAATTGAGGATCACTCTGAGGAAGCATTATATTTTTATTGCAACTGAGTGGTTTTGTAGCATAATAGGTTAATGGTCATGACATTTTTGTGGCTAAGGCAAGCAATGAGTCACTAAATGAGTCAGCCCATATCTGCCTGGTAGGTTTATCTATCTTAGACTGCTGCTAGAAGCTTGGAACGGGACTGTATTCATCATTCACCAGCAGGCCAATGTTTTGTAAAATAGAATGGTCTTGTTTTATGTGTAGATTGTGTTACATGGATCCGGTTTGATTGGATTAGTGTTGATTATGCATTGTACTTATGGGATGAAACAAGCTCTCTGAGGTCTGGTTAAGCCTCGTTGTCTTAGGATTTTAGCCCAGGAGATGTCAGTTTGCTTGATTTGGAACTGAACTTTAGGCTGGATGACATGGATCTGGACTGATTGGTCGGACAGGTATAGGTTGCATTACCATAGGTGCAACCCTAATCTGTATGTCGTATCAAAATATACATCAGTATTCCTTACCTGCTGGTTTCTTAAAATGTTTCTTCCATTGTCAATTACATGAAAAGCTGCAATGTAGAAGTGTTAATCTTTGACAGCTCCTCTTACTTGCCTTCTTACCTTTTCAAGTTCTTATATGATCCTTTGAAGAAAGGTACTTACTGCATGTACCTTTAGCATGCTTTATTTATGCATGTGCACAATTTTCAGGCTGATGCCGATGCTGCAAACTTGGTCCTGTGTGCTTTGGAGTCTACTCATGCATCACTGGGAATTATGGCCCATCAAGATATGCCAAAGCAGCTATATAGAGAAGAAGTATGTGCAAAGTATTTATAGTCTTTTACATTAATGTCTTAACAGTAATATGACAAGTTACTTCCCTTTACACCCTGCTACCTGTTCACGTTGGATGGATTTTTTAGTTATCATGTTAACTATTTTTGATAATTTCATGACTCTGTTTCACATTTAACTCAGGTCATTGAAAGAATTCTTGATTTCTCAAGACATCAGATCATGGAAATCATCGCAGCATGTAATCCATTGCACAGTCTTCCCAAACCAAGTGAAAATGCTCCTTTTGATGGTAATATTTTAGGaactgatttttattttttatttttggggaCATCTGATAGCTGATGCATGTTCAATGAGCAACTCAGTCAATTTCAATCAGGTCTCCAATATGTAGCTCTGGCTTTTGATCTTGTGTTAACAGTGTGAACCTGATGAGGTCCTTTCTGCTTTTTGCTACAAGGATCTAGCTGTTTGCACCATGTTAACTGGTGATTTTGCCTGTGTGAGGCTTTGTTGGATGTTTTTGAACTTTTCATTGTAGAGTGAAAGTAAAGAATTGAATCATGCTGATATGCTGTGCATTTTGATACACATCCAGTAAGCTTGAAGAGCTTTCTGTTTTACCTTGTAATGGGTCTATTGTTTGATTTTCTGTATTTATCCAGGTGatgaggaagatgatgatgatgtagaTAATACCAATAGTTCATTAGCCAAAAGAAGGCGCTATAATAGGAATGTGAATCTGAGGAAGTCTTCCGGAAGCAAGTATTATCTCTAATACTTGGTTATTTGTGACTGTATTTCCACTTATTTGCATATTTAAGATACTTGTTTTATTGTTGTGTTTCTTGTTTACACCAGAATTTCAGCACCAGTGTATGGTGTGGTTCAGAAACTTTGCTCAATTCTAGGCTTTCTCAAGGATCTATTGTCTGTGGAGCGACTCTCAGATAGTTGCATTCTACAGTTGGTTAAGACCAGTTTTTCAACTTTCTTGGCAGATAACATTCAGCTCTTGCAATTAAAGTCTATAAATTTAATATGTGGGGTAATGCTATCTATGTTACTTAAATTGGTTCTCAATAATATATGCTCTTGTTTGTTTATTATGCTTGTTTGTTCATTCAGGTGTATTCTTCATACACACAGCACCGGAGTTTCTTGATAGATGAAACGCTGCAGCTTCTTCGGAAGTTACAATTCAACAAACGGGCTATTAGAGCTTATCATCTCCCCGATGAGGAACAAAAACAGATTCAGATGATAACAGCTTTGTTGATTCAATTGGTGCAATTCAGTAGCAATCTTCCTGAAAGTTTGAAGACAGCAGCAAACTGGAATGCAGTTTTAGATATATCATCTGATTCAAGTAGCCCAGCTAAATCTTATGAAGCTGCAACTCAAACCTGTTGTCTTTTCTGGACCAGTGTTCTTCAGCGTTTGACCACTGCAAAATCTCAAGATGTATCAGAGTCGAAGATGATCTTAGAGAATATTATCATGGATCTGCTGACGACTTTGAATTTACCTGAATATCCTGCTTCTGCTCCAATATTGGAGGTGATGGATCTCCACCAGAACTTGAGTATTGTgcattataattttaattaaatagtCTGGTCTATGCAGGTTCTCTGTGTCTTGCTGCTTCAAAATGCTGGATTGAAATCTAAAGATATCTCAGCACGTTGCATGGCTGTTGACCTTCTAGGAATGATTGCAGCAAGGCTGAAACGTGATGCTGTGACTTGCAGCAGGGATAGGTTCTGGATCCTACAAGAGCTGGTCGATGCAAATGATGATATTTCCGTTGGCACGAAAGATGCATGCTCTGTTTGTCTTAAAAGAAGAGGTGCAAACATCATCTGTCATCTCTGCAAGAGATGCTTTCATCCTGATTGCTTGGGAATTTCGGGACAAGAAATGTTGCTTCGGGACTGGTCTTGTCATATATGTCTATGCAAGAAGCAGCTAATTACTCTGCATTCATACTGCAATATGCAGAGCAAGGATAATGCTAAGATAAGCTTAGTTTCTGCTAGCACCACTTCTGGAGATTCTGACTGTGTCACGAAATTGGAAGTTGTTCAACAAATTCTTTTGAACCATCTGCAACAAAATGGTTCCGAAGATGATGTGAATTTGTTTACTCGCTGGTGTGAAAACTTAATACTTTTTCCTTCTAGAATTGTTACAATCACATTATTTAAATGCTAAACCATTTGCAGGTTTTATCTTTGCTTGTGGTACAAGGACGACTCTCAATCTCAAGAAAGGGTTATTTATTATCTTGCTAGACTAAAGTCAAAGGCCATTTTGCGGGACTCTGGTAGTTCTTTATTGTTGTCAAGAGATGGGGCTAAGAAGATATGCTTGGCACTTGGGCAAAATAATTCTTTCTCTAGGGGATTTGACAAAATTCTTTCACTGCTCTTGGTAAATAGCTTTTTATTGCATTCCATTTTATTCTTGGATGTTGTCTATGTTAAGGATTACAGCAAACCCATTGCTCTCAGGCAAGCTTGAGGGAGAACTCTCCAGTTTTGCGAGCCAAGGCATTAAGAGCAGTGAGCATTTTTTCTACAGAGCAAATAAATATGTATCTAATTTCTTTCTATTACAGTGGTGATGCTTCTATTACACTGATGCTTCTATTACACTGTTTTAGGTCAGTGCCATAGTTGAAGCTGATCCTGAGGTTTTATGTGATAAACGTGTCCAATGTGCTGTTGAAGGAAGGTTTTGTGACTCTGCGATCTCAGTTCGGGAAGCTGCTCTTGAACTTGTTGGCAGACATATTGCTTCTCATCCTGGAGTTGGTTTGAAGGTGATTAAATCAAACATGCACTTTCAGATTCTTGAATGGTTATTTGTCTAATTGGaagtttattttgtgctttacagTATTTTGAAAAAGTTGCTGAACGGataaaggataccggagtcagtgTGCGCAAACGTTCCATTAGAATTATCCGCGACTTGTGTATTTCTGAATCAAACTTCTCTGAAGCAACTCGTGCTTTTATTGAGATCATTTCTCGTGTTACCGATGAGGAATCAAGCGTACAGGTGATATGAGTATTGTTCTGAATTGGTTCTTTTAACCTTTTAATAGTAGtttgtgtgtgtttatatatatatatatatatatatatatatatatatacacacacacacacacacacacacacacacacacatacatacatagttAATGTGGTTGATTTTTCCTGGTCTTTACGAGACTaagcatcatgtcttttgtaGGATTCCATGTTTTCTAAGCTTGATTAACTTAATAGGTTTACTATGGGTTATTAACAGGATTTAGTATGCAAAACATTCTTTGAACTTTGGTTCGAGGAACCAACTGGAAGTCAGAAGCACTTGATAGCTGATGGTAGCTCTGTACCTATGGAAGTAGCAAAGAAGACTGAGCAGATTGTTGATATGCTGAGAAATATGCCTAACAGTCATCATCTTGTTACAGTTATAAAGCGTAATTTAACACTTGATTTTCTTCCCCAATCGGCTAAAGCTACTGGGATAAATGCAGCTTCTTTGGCATCTGTGCGTAAACGCTGTGAATTGATTTGCAAACGTTTATTAGAAAGAATATTGCAGGTGCATTTTTTTGACCTTATTATCATGCAGTGTCTTTGTGTATTGAACTATTTAGTCATCCGGTTTTTAATATGCAACATATCAAAAACATGTAGGTAGAGGAGGAGACTAGTGATAAAGAGGAAGTTTGTGcactcccatatgttcttgctttgcATTCATTTTGCGTTGTGGATCCAACACTTTGTGCTCCATCCACCGATCAATCACAATTTGTTATAACTCTTCAGCCATACCTTAAGAATCAGGTATTATGTTTTGTTTTTGGCAATTTCATGCATACATTTAGATTTTCTTCTTGTGTTTTCCACGTTGATGCTCGACGGTTTATGGATAATATCTTGAGCATCGCCAAAGTTGAGATACAAGAATGTTTCTTTAGAAGTTTTGTATATTTATTTAGATTTTCTTGTTACATCTTCCACATTAATATTTTAATGTGCATTTCTAATTCTTCATTTCTTTGTACTCCATTTAGGCCCTTTTTATGGTATTTTTTGTTATTAACTCTTGTATAGTTTATATGAATCGTACTGATTATATCCAGTTTtgctttgtttcttctctttgattATGTTCTACAGTGTTAGCTTGTTTATTTGCGGTAGAACAGATGCAAACTGATGTATTGTTTTTTGCGTCTGTTAACTCCTAAGGCAAAATATGTATCCGGCATTACATCATCCCTTATAGGAATAATTGCTTTTTTTTTAGCTATATTGCAAGGAGAAGCACAAGCATTGTTCATGAAGTGACAACAAAGCTATCCTTGtggttcttttattttttcatggCACTGCATCTAATCTATTTATCTTGTGGAATGTGGGACTCGAATAAGTTACTTCCTACTTTTACCTCTTGAACCAGTTTTGCATAACGAGCATTCTAAATGAATTTTGAGGTCTAAAGCATCTAAATATAATATTTGTTAAGTTTGtttttttattgaattttatGTTTACTTTTTAACTATTACTGAGGCAGGAACTAAGAGTGTTGAAATGCTTGAGTTCATGATGTTCCAGCATGGGAAATGTTCTTGCCGACTGAGCAGCCTGTTAAGGACCTAGGTCTTACCATGAAAGAATATCATTGGATATATTTTTTGTTGAGCATGTAAGAATCATTGTCATCGTGTTTGGTGAATTTCTTAACAATCAAACTTGTTCCAGGTTATTTCTTTTAACTACTTAACACTGTGCTGCCAAATGATGTTCGTTATTGCCCTTGGCATCTATGATTGTCAATACTCAGCACCATGGTTTAAGGTTACTGGCCCCATATTGGTCCATGACCAGGTACATGCCAATGTACCCACACATGGTGCAC
Protein-coding regions in this window:
- the LOC135672870 gene encoding sister chromatid cohesion protein SCC2-like yields the protein MEFNQDLGFERYCRLSNTTHSEIAPSLSLPSLPVCFGSFDQQLGLSDVPGGSRSGDRPDILAHAGTIAELLRNCDVDYLNLKENARVVPDDLGDRSRLYQEVVKYNPDAFKCFYRGPLQEQRRSNQTIEKKPFGQGVSHVQRDNGGECDDRSEKNLIIEPPSFASSRKPKIKKKESDSVPSSAGPDLLDHQGIVGSFCEMAEDFCGRAEIPDDAEGAEVSSIPLTDIKTLLNQIMSIRSKKVLQLIPLNTLVRLINILDRQIQCAQGLSIDGNDNADADAANLVLCALESTHASLGIMAHQDMPKQLYREEVIERILDFSRHQIMEIIAACNPLHSLPKPSENAPFDGDEEDDDDVDNTNSSLAKRRRYNRNVNLRKSSGSKISAPVYGVVQKLCSILGFLKDLLSVERLSDSCILQLVKTSFSTFLADNIQLLQLKSINLICGVYSSYTQHRSFLIDETLQLLRKLQFNKRAIRAYHLPDEEQKQIQMITALLIQLVQFSSNLPESLKTAANWNAVLDISSDSSSPAKSYEAATQTCCLFWTSVLQRLTTAKSQDVSESKMILENIIMDLLTTLNLPEYPASAPILEVLCVLLLQNAGLKSKDISARCMAVDLLGMIAARLKRDAVTCSRDRFWILQELVDANDDISVGTKDACSVCLKRRGANIICHLCKRCFHPDCLGISGQEMLLRDWSCHICLCKKQLITLHSYCNMQSKDNAKISLVSASTTSGDSDCVTKLEVVQQILLNHLQQNGSEDDVNLFTRWFYLCLWYKDDSQSQERVIYYLARLKSKAILRDSGSSLLLSRDGAKKICLALGQNNSFSRGFDKILSLLLASLRENSPVLRAKALRAVSAIVEADPEVLCDKRVQCAVEGRFCDSAISVREAALELVGRHIASHPGVGLKYFEKVAERIKDTGVSVRKRSIRIIRDLCISESNFSEATRAFIEIISRVTDEESSVQDLVCKTFFELWFEEPTGSQKHLIADGSSVPMEVAKKTEQIVDMLRNMPNSHHLVTVIKRNLTLDFLPQSAKATGINAASLASVRKRCELICKRLLERILQVEEETSDKEEVCALPYVLALHSFCVVDPTLCAPSTDQSQFVITLQPYLKNQVDNKSVAQLLESIIYVVNAVLPLLRKPPQSVIEELEQDLKHMIVRHSFLTVVHACIKCLCSLSKIAGKGSSIVEYLIHIFFKHLQGSGSDNMQLLGRSLFCLGLLLRYGGELIVKTDSQHVHIDKSLSLLKRYLVMEDFGLKVRALQALGYILISSPEYMLEKDIGKILEASLASSADFRLKTQALQNLYEYLLDAETKMGTDCGSKNATSHTEGAGNKVPVAAGAGDTNICGGIVQLYWNSILERCLDGNDQIRQTSLKIVEIVLRQGLVHPITCVPYLIALEIDPLDVNSKLAHHLLMNMNEKYPAFFESRLGDGLQMSFKFVQCIASNHNLVSGLQKGKSDGTPIAYVRPGISRIYRLIRGNRIARNKFIHSIVRKFESGGGNYLPIGFLVYCTEILASLPFTCPDEPLYLIYDINRIIQVRAGALEANMKTWSSVSQHRDSLEMPSEIDKVNANSGWPNISEHDFTEIADKMSDSSHGISTEDLQKFQADCHEAIALQLLLKLKRHLKIVYGLNDARCQAFSLKELPKPGETISKQNIPFNISDTPISLPTSYQAMVEKYQEFKVSLRDDAIDYSTYTASVKRKRPTPRSSRGGKAAQRKGEEDDDDVDDEDWTGGPRVLDFSGQRSNGMRMTRQRLQV